One Candidatus Binatia bacterium DNA window includes the following coding sequences:
- the pckA2 gene encoding phosphoenolpyruvate carboxykinase [ATP] 2: MEEYGTVRSGHGLEESGIRNARTVWWNLPVPALYEHAVRRNEGSIAQHGPLVVRTGEFTGRSPKDKFIVREPGTEKDVDWGEVNRPMAPAHYESLHRRLMGYLQGRELYVQDCYVGADPDHRLPIRVVTELAWHSMFARNMFLTEPDPGRLASHRPEFTIVSAPGCRAVPAEDGTRSEVFVVVHFGRREVLIGGTGYAGEMKKSMLTVMSFLLPPRGVLPMHCSANYGKDENDVALFFGLSGTGKTTLSADPRRTLVGDDEHGWTDRGIFNFEGGCYAKVIRLSPEGEPEIYATTRRFGTILENVVLDPATRVLDLDSDAYTENTRGSYPLEFIPNASRTGLAGHPKVVLMLAADAFGVLPPISRLTPEQAMYHFLSGYTAKVAGTERGVREPQATFSTCFGAPFMVRKPAVYAELLGERIRRHGVSVWLVNTGWTGGPYGEGQRMKLAYTREMVNAALEGKLDDAPMAEDPVFHVLVPRACPGVPQEVLRPRDTWRDKRAYDEQARKLARMFASNFERFAPYVPEEVRRAGPSA; encoded by the coding sequence ATGGAAGAGTACGGAACCGTCCGAAGTGGTCACGGCCTCGAAGAGTCCGGAATCCGGAACGCGCGCACCGTCTGGTGGAACCTCCCCGTCCCGGCCCTCTACGAACATGCCGTGCGCCGGAACGAAGGCTCCATCGCCCAACACGGCCCGCTGGTCGTCCGGACGGGCGAGTTCACGGGAAGGTCGCCGAAGGACAAGTTCATCGTCCGCGAACCCGGGACGGAAAAGGACGTCGACTGGGGGGAAGTGAACCGCCCCATGGCTCCCGCGCACTACGAGTCGCTCCACAGGAGGCTCATGGGCTACCTTCAGGGGCGGGAACTCTACGTGCAAGACTGCTACGTGGGCGCGGACCCGGACCACCGCCTGCCCATCCGCGTGGTCACGGAGCTCGCCTGGCACAGCATGTTCGCGCGCAACATGTTCCTCACGGAGCCGGACCCTGGCCGGCTCGCCTCCCACAGGCCCGAGTTCACGATCGTCTCCGCGCCCGGATGCCGGGCCGTGCCCGCCGAAGACGGGACCCGCTCGGAAGTGTTCGTCGTCGTGCATTTCGGGCGGAGGGAGGTCCTGATCGGCGGCACGGGCTACGCGGGGGAAATGAAAAAATCCATGCTCACGGTCATGAGCTTCCTCCTCCCGCCGCGTGGCGTGTTGCCCATGCACTGCTCGGCCAACTACGGGAAAGACGAAAACGACGTGGCCCTCTTTTTCGGCCTCTCGGGCACGGGGAAGACGACGCTTTCCGCCGACCCGAGGCGCACGCTCGTGGGCGACGACGAGCACGGCTGGACGGATCGGGGGATCTTCAACTTCGAGGGGGGCTGTTACGCGAAGGTCATCCGGCTCTCGCCGGAAGGAGAACCGGAGATTTACGCCACGACGCGCCGCTTCGGCACGATTCTCGAAAACGTCGTCCTCGACCCCGCCACCCGTGTTCTCGACCTCGACAGCGACGCGTATACCGAGAACACGCGGGGCTCCTATCCCCTGGAATTCATTCCGAACGCCTCGAGGACAGGGCTCGCAGGCCACCCGAAGGTCGTTCTCATGCTCGCCGCCGACGCGTTCGGAGTCTTGCCGCCGATCTCGAGGCTCACTCCCGAACAGGCCATGTACCACTTCCTCTCCGGCTACACGGCCAAGGTAGCCGGCACCGAAAGAGGAGTCCGGGAGCCCCAGGCGACCTTCAGCACCTGCTTCGGCGCTCCTTTCATGGTGCGCAAGCCCGCCGTCTACGCCGAGCTCCTCGGCGAGAGGATTCGGCGGCACGGGGTTTCGGTCTGGCTCGTCAACACGGGGTGGACGGGAGGGCCTTACGGCGAGGGGCAGAGGATGAAGCTCGCCTACACACGGGAAATGGTCAACGCCGCCCTCGAGGGCAAGCTCGACGACGCCCCGATGGCGGAGGACCCGGTTTTCCACGTTCTCGTCCCCCGGGCCTGTCCCGGTGTACCCCAGGAAGTCCTGCGCCCGCGCGACACGTGGCGGGACAAGCGAGCTTACGACGAGCAGGCACGCAAGCTCGCCCGCATGTTCGCCTCGAACTTCGAGCGTTTCGCCCCCTACGTGCCCGAAGAGGTCCGGCGGGCCGGCCCCTCCGCCTGA
- a CDS encoding cation transporter, which yields MASMAEAMGSDGEAGSSRFESRIRIAAALLSVLVGSALLGAKYAAYRWTGSNAIFSDAMESIVNVVAALFALFGVHFAARPADRSHPYGHGKVEFLSAGFEGGLVAFAAVTIVYQGILGLLQGVELHEVDLGLAVTVGAGVVNAGLGFVLLHVGRRYDSLTLVADGQHVLSDFWTSAGVAGGLVLVRWTGWSWVDSLVAVLVGVHLGWTGFRLLREAAAGLLDEEDRELLSEILVALNECVTPGIIRIHNLRAIRSGRFLHVDAHLVVPEFWSVERAHEEADAFERRVKQRGRIQGEIVFHTDPCRRAYCARCDVPACPIRVEPFRGRPRMTLEEAVQPDLPVGWK from the coding sequence ATGGCATCGATGGCGGAAGCCATGGGTTCCGACGGCGAGGCAGGCTCTAGTCGCTTCGAGTCGCGGATTCGGATTGCCGCCGCCCTCCTTTCGGTCCTGGTGGGCTCCGCCCTTCTCGGGGCCAAGTACGCCGCCTACCGGTGGACCGGAAGCAACGCCATTTTCTCCGATGCGATGGAAAGCATCGTGAACGTCGTGGCGGCGCTCTTCGCTCTTTTCGGGGTTCACTTCGCGGCCCGTCCCGCCGACCGGAGCCACCCGTACGGACACGGGAAGGTCGAGTTCCTGAGCGCGGGTTTCGAGGGTGGGCTGGTCGCCTTCGCTGCCGTGACGATCGTCTACCAGGGCATCCTGGGTCTCCTCCAGGGAGTCGAGCTGCACGAGGTCGACCTGGGGCTCGCCGTGACCGTCGGGGCCGGTGTCGTGAACGCCGGCCTCGGTTTCGTTCTTCTCCACGTGGGCAGGCGTTACGATTCGCTCACGCTCGTCGCCGACGGCCAGCACGTGCTCTCGGATTTCTGGACGAGTGCCGGTGTCGCCGGAGGTCTCGTGCTCGTCCGCTGGACCGGGTGGTCCTGGGTCGATTCGCTCGTGGCCGTCCTGGTCGGGGTCCATCTCGGCTGGACGGGCTTCCGGCTCCTGCGCGAGGCCGCCGCCGGACTTCTCGACGAGGAAGACCGGGAGCTCCTCTCGGAGATTCTCGTGGCTCTGAACGAGTGCGTGACGCCCGGCATCATCCGGATCCACAACCTCCGTGCGATCCGGTCCGGCCGGTTTCTGCACGTCGATGCTCACCTGGTCGTCCCGGAGTTCTGGTCCGTGGAGAGGGCGCACGAGGAAGCGGACGCTTTCGAGCGTCGTGTCAAGCAAAGAGGACGGATCCAGGGCGAGATCGTTTTCCACACCGATCCCTGTCGCCGGGCCTACTGCGCCCGGTGCGACGTGCCGGCTTGTCCGATCCGGGTGGAACCGTTCCGCGGGAGGCCGCGGATGACCCTGGAAGAGGCCGTCCAGCCGGATTTGCCGGTCGGGTGGAAGTGA
- a CDS encoding glycosyl transferase family 1 — MLEVPLRVRSLELFRSVLGEAGFGRLARVADAVRSRLEGRTVWNVNSTPVGGGVAEMLRTLLPYARGAGVDVRWVVLEGPPDFFRVTKRLHHALHGASGDGSPLDEEARSVYEKTIRDNATELLGLVRPGDVVLLHDPQPAGLAPALLKMGALVVWRCHIGRDVRNEEVEKGWAFLQPYLRDVPAFVFSRRTYVPPFLQPSRVAIVRPSIDVFSPKNQELDEATVRAILVHVGLVEGPPGDGKPVFVGEDGAPRRVDRCADVVRLGRAPEWEAPLVVQVSRWDPLKDPVGVMRGFADLVSQDESRRVHLLLAGPNVHAVADDPEGAKVFDEVLTAWRALPHSVRQRVHLANLPMADVEENAAIVNAIQRHAAVVVQKSLEEGFGLTVTEAMWKARPVVASAVGGIQDQIVHGVHGLLLRDPRDLASFGKALATLLDDPAYARRLGENARERVRKKFLGIQQLVKYAALILRLDRARRSWEGGRE, encoded by the coding sequence GTGTTGGAAGTACCTCTCCGTGTCCGATCTCTCGAGCTTTTCCGCTCCGTCCTGGGCGAAGCGGGCTTCGGGCGACTCGCACGCGTCGCCGATGCGGTGCGCTCGCGTCTCGAGGGCCGGACGGTCTGGAACGTGAATTCCACGCCGGTCGGCGGGGGGGTGGCGGAGATGTTGCGTACCCTTCTCCCTTACGCCCGTGGAGCCGGCGTGGACGTTCGGTGGGTCGTCCTCGAGGGGCCGCCGGACTTTTTCCGGGTCACCAAGAGACTCCATCACGCCCTCCATGGCGCCTCGGGCGACGGCTCCCCGCTCGACGAGGAGGCCAGGTCCGTTTACGAGAAGACCATCCGGGACAACGCGACGGAGCTGCTCGGACTCGTGCGGCCCGGGGACGTGGTCCTTCTCCACGACCCGCAGCCTGCGGGGCTCGCCCCGGCGCTTCTCAAGATGGGTGCCCTGGTCGTCTGGCGGTGTCACATCGGGAGAGACGTGCGCAACGAAGAAGTGGAAAAAGGCTGGGCTTTTTTGCAGCCCTATCTCCGGGACGTTCCGGCGTTCGTGTTTTCCCGGCGAACCTACGTCCCTCCCTTCCTGCAGCCGTCCCGTGTGGCGATCGTGCGTCCGAGCATCGATGTGTTTTCCCCGAAAAACCAGGAGCTCGACGAGGCCACGGTCCGCGCGATCCTGGTGCACGTCGGCCTCGTCGAAGGGCCCCCCGGAGACGGCAAGCCGGTTTTCGTCGGGGAAGACGGTGCTCCCCGGCGGGTGGACCGCTGCGCGGACGTGGTGAGGCTCGGCCGGGCACCGGAGTGGGAAGCGCCGCTCGTGGTGCAGGTCTCCCGCTGGGATCCCCTCAAGGACCCGGTCGGCGTGATGCGGGGCTTTGCCGACCTCGTCTCGCAGGACGAGAGCCGCAGGGTCCACCTCCTTCTCGCCGGTCCGAACGTCCATGCCGTCGCGGACGATCCCGAGGGGGCGAAGGTCTTCGACGAGGTTCTGACGGCCTGGCGAGCCCTACCCCACTCCGTGCGCCAACGGGTCCACCTCGCGAACCTTCCGATGGCGGATGTCGAGGAGAACGCCGCCATCGTGAACGCCATACAGCGGCACGCCGCCGTCGTGGTCCAGAAGAGTCTCGAAGAGGGATTCGGACTCACGGTGACCGAGGCCATGTGGAAGGCCCGGCCGGTCGTGGCGAGCGCCGTCGGGGGAATCCAGGATCAGATCGTGCACGGAGTCCACGGGCTTCTTTTGCGTGACCCCAGGGACCTGGCTTCCTTCGGAAAGGCACTCGCGACGCTGCTGGACGATCCGGCCTACGCCCGGCGGCTCGGCGAGAACGCGAGGGAGCGAGTGCGGAAGAAGTTCCTCGGGATCCAGCAACTCGTGAAGTACGCGGCGCTGATCCTCCGGCTGGATCGCGCCCGACGGAGTTGGGAAGGAGGTCGGGAGTGA
- the pfp gene encoding pyrophosphate--fructose 6-phosphate 1-phosphotransferase gives MSTRERLAILVGGGPAPGINSVIGAATIRSILQGVDVLGIRDGFEWIMQGNVEHVVPLTIEAVSRIHFHGGSYIGISRANPTGDPRLLDNTLLSLLRLRVGYLITIGGDDTAYSAAKLAERAAGRLRIVHVPKTIDNDLDLPPHVDTFGYQTARHLGVEIVKNLMVDAQTTSRWYFVVSMGRKAGHLALGIGKAAGATLTLIPEEFGTPPIRLRAVVDTLVGAIIKRLSQGRRDGVAIIAEGVVLALSPEDLRALEEVERDSHGNIRIAEVDFGEILKREVQKRLREFGLKATIVAKNIGYELRCADPIPYDMEYTRDLGYCAAKYVLGGGTEAVISIQGGDFVPIPFSRLLDPATGRPRVRLVDIRSARYAIARRYMIRLRRDDFENPHELASFAATAGVSIEEFRRQFEYLVENEPPPLELLPPEKSAGQAEGPARRTSSGT, from the coding sequence GTGAGCACGCGCGAACGGTTGGCCATTCTGGTCGGCGGCGGCCCGGCGCCGGGGATCAACAGCGTCATCGGGGCCGCCACGATTCGCAGCATCCTCCAGGGGGTCGATGTCCTCGGGATTCGGGACGGCTTCGAATGGATCATGCAGGGGAACGTCGAGCACGTCGTTCCCCTCACGATCGAGGCCGTGAGCCGCATCCACTTCCACGGCGGATCGTACATCGGAATCTCCAGGGCGAACCCGACCGGCGACCCCCGCCTTCTCGACAACACGCTCCTTTCCCTTTTGCGACTGCGCGTGGGGTACCTGATTACGATCGGCGGCGACGACACGGCCTACTCCGCGGCGAAACTGGCCGAGCGGGCGGCCGGGCGCCTGCGCATCGTCCACGTGCCGAAGACGATCGACAACGACCTGGACCTCCCACCCCACGTCGACACGTTCGGTTACCAGACGGCACGCCACCTCGGCGTGGAGATCGTGAAAAACCTGATGGTCGACGCGCAGACCACCTCCCGGTGGTACTTCGTGGTGTCCATGGGTCGGAAAGCGGGTCATCTCGCGCTGGGAATCGGAAAAGCGGCGGGCGCGACGTTGACCCTGATCCCCGAGGAGTTCGGGACCCCGCCCATCCGGCTGCGGGCCGTCGTCGACACGCTGGTGGGCGCCATCATCAAGCGTCTCAGTCAGGGGAGGCGCGACGGGGTCGCCATCATCGCGGAGGGGGTCGTCCTCGCTCTCTCCCCCGAGGATCTCCGGGCGCTCGAGGAAGTGGAACGCGACAGCCACGGCAACATCCGGATCGCCGAGGTGGATTTCGGCGAGATTCTCAAGCGCGAGGTGCAGAAGCGCCTCCGGGAATTCGGCCTCAAAGCGACGATCGTCGCGAAGAACATCGGCTACGAGCTCCGCTGCGCGGACCCGATTCCCTACGACATGGAATACACCAGGGACCTCGGCTACTGCGCCGCGAAATACGTGCTCGGCGGCGGCACGGAAGCGGTCATCTCGATCCAGGGGGGAGACTTCGTTCCCATTCCGTTCTCCCGCCTTCTCGACCCGGCCACGGGGAGACCGCGGGTCCGGCTCGTCGACATCCGCTCGGCGCGCTACGCGATCGCTCGCCGTTACATGATCCGGCTCCGGCGCGACGACTTCGAGAACCCCCACGAGCTCGCGAGCTTCGCGGCCACGGCCGGCGTCTCCATCGAGGAGTTCCGCCGCCAGTTCGAATACCTCGTCGAGAACGAGCCGCCGCCGCTCGAGCTTCTCCCGCCCGAGAAGTCGGCCGGTCAGGCGGAGGGGCCGGCCCGCCGGACCTCTTCGGGCACGTAG
- a CDS encoding membrane protein has protein sequence MEPLLYCAIVATCLAASAFFSGGETALLRIRETELEEDIQQARGPAALAARDLLRSTPQLLVTILLGNNVANILGASVASALAVRYLGEQAGIVVATVTMTLFVFLFCEVLPKAFAARYPRRIGYAVALPLYLFHQALRPLHLLYDRFVDPIVKSLGGGDTAAISTTEEIMRLARGVAPGYPSGTPLAIIAAAVQAAERTAAEIMVPRTEILAFPVETPPAELLDRMLAERYTRVPIYEETIDQIVGVVHFKDLVELVRHGGTDLRTIVKPVLHVPERKPILRLLADMQRAFVHMAIVKDEFGVTLGLVTQEDILEELVGEIRDEFDREELLTIRKVGPNRYQAAGRVKVLDFNRETGWNVEAERGDTLAGLVFNQLGQAPRRGASVFVNGYEIVVLDTSGTRITQVEVIDRRAESEEKERAAEAE, from the coding sequence ATGGAACCGCTACTCTATTGCGCGATCGTTGCGACTTGCCTGGCGGCGTCGGCGTTTTTTTCCGGGGGGGAAACGGCGCTTCTCAGGATTCGCGAAACCGAGCTGGAAGAGGACATCCAGCAGGCCAGAGGCCCGGCGGCTCTGGCGGCACGCGACCTGCTGCGCTCGACGCCGCAGTTGCTCGTGACGATTCTCCTCGGGAACAACGTGGCCAACATTCTGGGGGCCTCGGTCGCCTCGGCTCTCGCCGTGAGGTACCTCGGCGAGCAGGCCGGAATCGTCGTCGCGACCGTGACCATGACCCTTTTCGTCTTTCTTTTCTGCGAAGTCCTCCCCAAGGCCTTCGCCGCCCGCTACCCGCGCCGTATCGGCTACGCCGTCGCCCTCCCCCTCTACCTCTTCCACCAGGCCTTGCGCCCCCTGCATCTCCTCTACGATCGGTTCGTCGACCCGATCGTGAAGAGTCTGGGCGGAGGCGACACGGCGGCAATCAGCACGACCGAAGAAATCATGCGTCTCGCCCGAGGGGTGGCTCCCGGATATCCGAGCGGAACCCCGCTGGCCATCATCGCGGCTGCCGTGCAGGCGGCGGAACGGACGGCGGCCGAAATCATGGTCCCGCGGACGGAAATCCTGGCCTTTCCGGTCGAGACGCCTCCCGCCGAATTACTCGACCGCATGCTGGCGGAACGGTACACGCGTGTGCCCATCTACGAGGAAACGATCGACCAGATCGTCGGGGTCGTCCACTTCAAGGATCTGGTGGAGCTCGTCCGGCACGGAGGAACCGACCTCCGGACCATCGTCAAGCCCGTGCTCCACGTGCCGGAACGGAAGCCGATCCTCCGGCTTCTGGCCGACATGCAGCGGGCGTTCGTGCACATGGCCATCGTCAAGGACGAGTTCGGCGTCACGCTCGGTCTCGTCACACAAGAGGACATCCTCGAAGAGCTCGTCGGGGAGATCCGGGACGAGTTCGACCGCGAAGAACTCCTCACGATTCGAAAAGTCGGCCCGAACCGCTACCAGGCAGCCGGCCGCGTCAAAGTCCTCGATTTCAACCGGGAGACGGGCTGGAACGTGGAAGCCGAGCGGGGCGACACCCTGGCGGGCCTCGTCTTCAACCAGCTCGGCCAGGCGCCGAGGCGGGGTGCTTCGGTGTTCGTGAACGGTTACGAGATCGTCGTGCTGGACACTTCCGGCACGCGGATCACCCAGGTCGAAGTGATCGATCGGCGGGCCGAGAGCGAAGAGAAGGAACGCGCGGCGGAAGCCGAGTGA
- the aroF gene encoding phospho-2-dehydro-3-deoxyheptonate aldolase: MIIVMKSDIYPEDPAVRQVVQYAERFPGVRAEVRKIQGATRVLTEIYLIGPTATVPHEPFEEFEGVEKVIRIRERYRSIGRHDGQAEAVGFEYQGLRFSQDSFHLFPGLCAVDTKQNVEETFRALKSVGIVTTRAGAYKPRTSPYDFQGHGKHCLPWLFELAGKYGIKVIAMEVTHESHIGEIRRALQEAGNPTGVMLQIGTRNAQNFELLKAVGQQQDFPVLFKRGMGITLDESLNACEYLATSGNHRIVFCLRGMKTNWGDPHRNFVDFAHVPVVKRLTRLPVCIDPSHSVGKRTEAPDGLLDIFHATAQGIVAGANMVLVDFHPKPAEALCDGPQALLLSELEHFVRDAELVRRTYLERCRLREEMLERAA, translated from the coding sequence ATGATCATCGTGATGAAGTCGGACATCTACCCGGAAGACCCTGCGGTACGGCAAGTCGTGCAGTACGCCGAACGGTTTCCCGGGGTCCGAGCGGAGGTGCGCAAGATCCAGGGGGCCACGCGTGTGCTGACGGAGATCTACCTCATCGGCCCGACCGCGACGGTGCCCCACGAGCCCTTCGAGGAATTCGAGGGGGTCGAAAAAGTCATCCGGATCCGGGAGCGGTACCGTTCGATCGGGAGGCACGACGGCCAGGCGGAAGCCGTCGGTTTCGAATACCAGGGGCTGCGCTTCAGCCAGGATAGCTTCCATCTCTTCCCCGGCCTTTGCGCCGTCGACACGAAGCAGAACGTCGAAGAGACGTTCCGGGCGCTCAAGTCCGTGGGGATCGTCACGACGCGGGCCGGCGCCTACAAGCCCAGGACGAGCCCCTACGACTTCCAGGGGCACGGGAAACACTGCCTCCCCTGGCTCTTCGAGCTCGCCGGGAAATACGGCATCAAGGTCATCGCCATGGAGGTGACCCACGAGTCCCACATCGGGGAGATCCGGAGAGCCCTCCAAGAGGCGGGGAATCCCACGGGGGTCATGCTCCAGATCGGGACCCGGAACGCCCAGAACTTCGAGCTTCTGAAGGCCGTGGGGCAGCAGCAGGACTTTCCCGTTCTCTTCAAACGGGGCATGGGGATCACCCTCGACGAGTCGCTCAACGCCTGCGAATACCTGGCGACGTCCGGAAACCACCGGATCGTGTTCTGTCTGCGGGGCATGAAGACGAACTGGGGCGACCCTCACCGGAACTTCGTCGACTTCGCCCACGTCCCCGTGGTCAAGAGGCTCACGCGCCTTCCGGTATGCATCGACCCCTCGCACTCGGTCGGCAAGAGAACCGAGGCTCCGGACGGGCTCCTCGACATCTTCCACGCCACGGCGCAGGGGATCGTCGCCGGGGCCAACATGGTCCTCGTCGACTTCCATCCGAAGCCCGCCGAAGCCTTGTGCGACGGGCCCCAGGCGTTGCTGCTTTCCGAGCTCGAGCACTTCGTCCGGGACGCGGAGCTCGTGCGGCGCACCTACCTCGAACGCTGCCGGCTCCGCGAAGAGATGCTCGAGCGGGCGGCTTGA
- a CDS encoding putative phenylacetic acid degradation-related protein, with translation MDDTSAPFRLSGFDSLVGFRLLEASEREVVLEYDVQDHHLQPYGIVHGGVHCAAVETVCSVGAGIVARARGQAVVGIENHTSFIRAVRSGRIRVRGTPLTRGRRTQVWEATAYDAQGRTVATGRVRLLCLEEGSELAGERVRGV, from the coding sequence ATGGATGACACGAGCGCTCCCTTTCGGCTTTCGGGTTTCGACAGCCTGGTGGGCTTCCGGCTGCTCGAGGCGAGCGAACGCGAAGTGGTACTCGAATACGACGTGCAGGACCACCACCTGCAGCCGTACGGGATCGTGCACGGCGGCGTTCACTGCGCGGCCGTGGAAACGGTCTGCTCGGTCGGGGCCGGCATCGTCGCTCGCGCGCGGGGGCAGGCCGTCGTGGGCATCGAAAACCACACGAGCTTCATCCGCGCCGTGCGCTCGGGAAGGATTCGCGTCCGGGGCACGCCCCTGACTCGGGGGCGCCGGACGCAGGTCTGGGAGGCCACCGCGTACGACGCGCAAGGACGCACGGTGGCTACGGGCCGCGTCCGGCTCCTCTGCCTCGAGGAGGGAAGCGAGCTGGCCGGTGAGCGCGTCAGGGGCGTTTGA
- a CDS encoding membrane protein, which translates to MDADGPGGEAFAPRRSRLARLACRFPGPTVALLAGVTALLSPGLLRLRTGVGYAALLGADHPVVRELDAFVAEFGGGLPMMAVWVCGEGTPCRDALDRASLRMAEDVARRLGTVPGVLRVESPATTPLLVPAPIGFPEVRRLAPELDGAESFARLRSLALSDPFWRGEVVSSDGKAGAIVVVLASSESEVADRVFRALQEAVRPYEQKGFRFAFAGGPVEFVVAAAELSESTRRIVPSMVGIVGIVLGVVFGSVRLALVALGVVGLGVLWTFGAMGWLGWPRTTLTEPLPALLLVIGVCDTVHLLARAKANSSLAPPSAVGRATDELAAPCWMTSLTTALGFGSLATSRLEGIAHFGVLAAAGTAFSYLLTFTLLPLVLLRFPTLLARSGSGDLWHGLSAALERFLGRFRLVVVAVLGSAVALSVLELGNLRTEARFEDLYGEGSPVVTWARTVARVLRAPDTLEIALRPPAPGEWAEGMRTLRVLRERLSGLEGFGRSRSLLDLLEHLRDAIPGARLSPEEPGERGGAASLVRLLRSREPEAVDLFLSAETGALRITVEAEKVPQEELEATLARVREEIRAALPPGWSFTVTGPWAVVAAMLDEIRRTQLESFLVAGGCVFLALVVFFRSLGTAILAMLPTLAPVLLVLGGMARWEIPLDVGSAMVAAVVLGLAVDGPIHVLSAYRAVGFSRSAVRAALERTGPPLMASGVALGLGFLTLLLSPWHSVARFGVVAAAAIGLSVFTSLVLLPALLVPGVGRGEGGNEGHG; encoded by the coding sequence GTGGACGCGGACGGCCCGGGGGGCGAGGCTTTCGCACCTCGACGGAGTCGCCTCGCCCGACTCGCCTGCAGGTTCCCCGGACCGACGGTAGCTTTGCTCGCCGGGGTGACGGCGCTCCTCTCCCCCGGGCTTTTGCGGCTCCGGACCGGCGTGGGCTACGCCGCGCTTCTCGGTGCGGACCACCCCGTCGTTCGCGAGCTCGACGCGTTCGTCGCCGAGTTCGGTGGTGGGTTGCCGATGATGGCGGTGTGGGTCTGCGGGGAGGGAACGCCCTGCCGCGATGCTCTCGACCGGGCTTCTCTGCGGATGGCGGAGGACGTGGCCCGGCGGCTCGGGACCGTTCCCGGGGTCCTCCGGGTGGAAAGCCCGGCCACGACGCCTCTGCTCGTACCGGCGCCGATCGGCTTTCCCGAGGTGCGACGCCTCGCCCCCGAGCTCGATGGTGCCGAGAGCTTCGCGCGTCTGCGCTCGCTGGCTTTGTCCGACCCCTTCTGGCGGGGAGAGGTCGTTTCTTCCGACGGGAAGGCGGGAGCCATCGTCGTGGTCCTGGCAAGTTCCGAGAGCGAGGTCGCCGACCGGGTTTTCCGGGCTCTGCAAGAGGCCGTCCGGCCCTACGAACAAAAGGGCTTCCGCTTCGCTTTCGCGGGCGGGCCGGTCGAGTTCGTGGTCGCTGCGGCCGAACTCTCCGAGAGTACGCGGCGGATCGTGCCGTCGATGGTCGGAATCGTGGGGATCGTTCTGGGCGTCGTGTTCGGCTCCGTTCGGCTGGCTCTCGTGGCTCTCGGTGTCGTCGGTCTGGGAGTCCTCTGGACTTTCGGGGCCATGGGGTGGCTCGGTTGGCCTCGGACGACTCTCACGGAACCGCTACCCGCCCTCCTCCTCGTCATCGGCGTCTGCGACACCGTCCACCTCCTGGCTCGAGCCAAGGCGAACTCCTCGCTCGCCCCTCCCTCCGCCGTCGGCAGGGCGACGGACGAGCTTGCCGCTCCGTGCTGGATGACTTCTCTCACGACCGCCCTCGGGTTCGGGTCGCTCGCCACGAGTCGCCTCGAAGGGATCGCCCACTTCGGTGTGCTCGCCGCAGCGGGAACTGCCTTTTCCTACCTCCTCACGTTCACGCTCCTGCCGCTCGTTCTCCTCCGCTTCCCGACCCTTCTGGCGAGGTCCGGCTCCGGCGACCTCTGGCACGGCCTCTCGGCCGCTCTCGAGCGGTTTCTCGGCAGGTTCCGGCTCGTGGTGGTGGCCGTTCTCGGCTCGGCGGTCGCGCTTTCGGTGCTCGAGCTCGGAAACCTCCGCACCGAAGCTCGCTTCGAGGACCTCTACGGCGAGGGGAGTCCCGTGGTCACCTGGGCCCGTACCGTGGCGAGGGTACTCCGAGCTCCGGACACCCTCGAGATCGCGCTGCGTCCTCCCGCCCCCGGAGAGTGGGCCGAGGGCATGCGGACTCTCCGAGTCCTACGAGAAAGACTCTCGGGGCTCGAGGGATTCGGCCGAAGCCGGTCGCTCCTCGATCTGCTCGAGCACCTCCGGGACGCGATACCGGGCGCGCGGCTTTCGCCGGAAGAGCCCGGCGAGCGCGGGGGAGCTGCCTCGCTCGTCCGGCTTCTGCGTTCACGCGAGCCCGAGGCCGTGGATCTCTTCCTCTCGGCGGAGACCGGGGCCTTGCGCATCACGGTCGAAGCGGAAAAGGTTCCTCAGGAGGAGCTCGAGGCGACGCTCGCACGCGTGCGGGAGGAGATTCGGGCGGCGCTTCCGCCCGGCTGGTCCTTTACCGTCACCGGTCCCTGGGCTGTCGTGGCCGCGATGCTGGACGAGATCCGAAGAACCCAGCTCGAGAGCTTTCTCGTGGCCGGAGGGTGCGTTTTCCTTGCGCTGGTCGTGTTTTTCCGATCCCTTGGGACCGCGATTCTGGCGATGCTTCCGACGCTTGCCCCGGTTTTGCTCGTCCTGGGTGGGATGGCCCGGTGGGAGATCCCCCTGGACGTGGGAAGTGCCATGGTCGCTGCGGTCGTCCTCGGGCTCGCGGTGGACGGGCCGATCCACGTCCTTTCCGCCTACCGTGCGGTCGGGTTTTCCCGGAGTGCGGTACGGGCGGCGCTCGAGCGAACCGGTCCGCCTCTGATGGCCTCCGGAGTCGCTCTCGGCCTCGGTTTTCTCACGTTGCTCCTCTCCCCGTGGCACAGCGTCGCTCGTTTCGGGGTCGTGGCCGCCGCGGCCATCGGACTCTCGGTTTTCACGTCGCTGGTTTTGCTTCCGGCTCTGTTGGTCCCCGGCGTGGGCCGGGGGGAAGGAGGAAACGAAGGGCATGGATGA